A stretch of Telopea speciosissima isolate NSW1024214 ecotype Mountain lineage chromosome 11, Tspe_v1, whole genome shotgun sequence DNA encodes these proteins:
- the LOC122645254 gene encoding glutathione S-transferase-like, giving the protein MEKRLDTLSGQKSWCTQEGTLHLSQSFVSLQPFEDGDSKLFESRAITKYISFEYHGKGTELVYHDGKKMATVSVWMEVEAHQFNLVAYKLISEQMAKPIIFGMETDASVVEENQAKLGQILDVYEERLSKSKYLGGDAFTLADLPHMPAIHFLMETSSKVLFEARPLVSVWIKDIMARPAWKKTIEMQKQGQI; this is encoded by the exons ATGGAGAAAAGACTGGACACGCTATCAGG ACAGAAAAGCTGGTGCACACAAGAAGGAACCCTTCATCTCTCTCAAT CATTTGTTTCATTGCAGCCTTTTGAAGATGGAGATTCGAAGCTATTTG AATCAAGAGCGATAACcaaatatatttcctttgagtaCCATGGGAAGGGCACCGAGTTGGTCTACCACGACGGAAAGAAGATGGCAACCGTTTCGGTGTGGATGGAGGTGGAAGCGCATCAATTCAACCTGGTTGCTTACAAGCTAATTTCTGAGCAGATGGCGAAGCCAATCATTTTCGGTATGGAAACAGACGCATCCGTTGTAGAAGAGAACCAGGCGAAGCTGGGTCAGATTCTTGATGTGTACGAGGAGAGGCTTTCCAAGTCCAAATACTTAGGTGGAGATGCCTTCACCTTAGCCGATCTTCCCCATATGCCAGCAATACATTTCTTGATGGAAACATCGTCGAAGGTGTTGTTTGAGGCTCGCCCACTTGTGAGTGTTTGGATCAAAGATATCATGGCTCGGCCAGCATGGAAGAAGACCATTGAGATGCAGAAGCAAGGTCAGATATGA
- the LOC122646490 gene encoding glutathione S-transferase-like — translation MAPKVHGSVFSTATMRAFATLHEKGVEFEVVPIDMRAGEHKKEPFISLNPFGQVPAYEDGDLKLFESRAITRHIALEHHGKGTELIYNDVKKMTSVSVWMEVEAHHFDPVTSKLVWEQVVKPMMMSMESDSAIVEENQKKLGQVLDVYEARLSKSKYLGGDGFTLADLHHLPTMHYLMGTSTKEVFESRPHVSAWAKDIMARPAWEKTVEMQKQA, via the exons ATGGCTCCCAAGGTTCACGGAAGCGTATTCTCCACTGCAACAATGCGAGCCTTCGCTACCCTCCACGAGAAAGGTGTCGAATTCGAGGTTGTCCCCATTGACATGAGAGCCGGAGAGCACAAGAAGGAACCTTTCATCTCCCTCAAC CCATTCGGTCAAGTCCCAGCCTATGAAGACGGAGATCTGAAGCTCTTCG AATCGAGAGCGATTACGAGACACATAGCATTGGAGCACCATGGGAAAGGAACAGAGCTGATCTACAACGACGTAAAGAAGATGACGAGCGTGTCGGTGTGGATGGAGGTTGAAGCTCATCACTTCGATCCAGTTACTTCGAAATTGGTTTGGGAACAAGTAGTGAAGCCTATGATGATGAGTATGGAATCTGATTCAGCGATTGTGGAGGAAAACCAGAAGAAGCTAGGCCAGGTTCTTGATGTGTACGAAGCTAGGTTATCGAAATCGAAGTATTTAGGTGGAGATGGGTTCACTTTAGCCGATCTTCATCACTTGCCTACGATGCATTACTTGATGGGAACATCGACGAAGGAAGTGTTCGAGTCTCGCCCGCATGTGAGCGCTTGGGCTAAGGATATCATGGCTCGACCTGCTTGGGAGAAGACCGTTGAGATGCAGAAGCAAGCTTAA